Proteins found in one Legionella pneumophila subsp. pascullei genomic segment:
- the icmO gene encoding type IVB secretion system protein IcmO/DotL: protein MMRGIDSRHELDPTLLLRDTRTFTQRLADFFADPTNISIVLISLAAVSYYFSESATFLLIMGGIFFLYSYTRKQKLPFRLPQISRAKDYNDLKPGINKPNIARGITFFGNDRKTGEELWFANDDMRTHALIFGSTGSGKTETLVSLSYNALVQGSGFIYVDGKGDNSLYAKVFSMVRSMGREDDLLLINFMTGARDIVGPQEKRLSNTLNPFCQGSSSMLTQLVVSLMGSSGQSSDGDMWKGRAIAFVEALMRLLVYMRDEGAILLDANTIRNYFDLQRLESIVIDKVFPRDDQESVNIETIPKLVTDPLRNYLNTLPGYNKEKKGKQVSQVLEQHGFITMQLVRSFSSLADTYGHIIRTNLAEVDFKDVVLNRRILVVLLPALEKSPDELSNLGKIIVSSLKAMMAAGLGEEVEGDYRDVILRKPTNAPTPYMCILDEYGYYAVQGFAVVPAQARSLGFSAIFAGQDLPAFQKASKEEAASIGANTNIKICMKLEDPTETWDFFTKTAGEAYVTKVDSFQTKETSIANSYMDTKSSSFEKRARVDLLDLKEQTEGEAHIFFKSKIVRARMFYANPKPVKQLKINQFLKVEPPPDDYLMKLQKQLASFQSILESGDLSINKTVENEEITLISKALKESTIVEPIERGVAALIAFHGQNEPEPVEDIVEEEVEGALTIFSKLRIDPDAPPILVADKEAFSEPLLPINETRNQMITIERLAGAKDKYAGTVANELIKDFQIATSYPPEERDVIDNQELTDIIRDLSAKISAEREKANKKAAEELT from the coding sequence ATGATGCGGGGTATTGATTCTCGTCATGAATTAGATCCAACCCTTTTACTTAGGGATACACGTACCTTTACGCAACGGTTGGCCGATTTTTTTGCAGATCCGACCAATATTTCCATTGTTCTTATCTCTTTGGCAGCCGTTTCATATTATTTCTCTGAATCAGCAACATTTTTGCTGATTATGGGGGGCATATTTTTTCTTTATAGCTATACCCGAAAGCAAAAGTTGCCTTTTCGATTGCCACAAATTTCGCGCGCGAAGGATTACAACGATCTGAAACCGGGTATTAATAAACCGAATATAGCTCGAGGTATTACCTTTTTTGGTAATGACAGAAAGACCGGTGAGGAACTTTGGTTTGCTAACGATGATATGCGTACCCATGCCTTAATTTTCGGTTCAACAGGTAGTGGTAAAACAGAAACTTTGGTTTCTCTGTCATATAATGCCCTAGTACAGGGGAGTGGGTTTATTTATGTTGATGGTAAAGGAGATAACTCACTGTATGCTAAAGTATTTTCTATGGTAAGGAGTATGGGGCGAGAGGATGATTTGTTGTTAATCAACTTCATGACTGGAGCCCGTGATATTGTTGGCCCACAGGAAAAAAGACTTTCCAATACACTAAATCCATTCTGCCAAGGTTCTTCGAGCATGCTAACTCAGTTGGTAGTCAGTCTGATGGGGTCTTCAGGCCAATCCTCTGATGGTGATATGTGGAAGGGGCGGGCTATAGCTTTCGTAGAAGCATTAATGCGTTTATTGGTGTATATGCGTGATGAAGGGGCAATTCTCCTTGATGCGAATACTATTCGAAATTATTTTGATTTGCAAAGATTGGAATCTATTGTAATTGATAAAGTTTTTCCCAGAGATGATCAAGAAAGTGTCAATATTGAAACCATTCCAAAACTGGTAACGGATCCTTTAAGAAACTATTTAAATACCTTGCCTGGGTATAATAAAGAGAAAAAGGGGAAACAGGTATCACAAGTTTTGGAACAACATGGTTTTATTACCATGCAATTAGTGCGAAGTTTCTCTTCTCTGGCAGATACTTATGGCCACATTATTCGTACCAATTTAGCAGAAGTAGATTTTAAAGATGTGGTACTCAACAGACGTATATTAGTGGTTTTATTACCCGCTCTGGAAAAATCACCGGATGAATTATCTAACCTTGGCAAGATTATTGTTTCTTCTCTAAAAGCTATGATGGCTGCTGGTTTGGGTGAAGAAGTAGAAGGTGATTATCGTGATGTTATTCTAAGAAAACCCACAAATGCCCCAACTCCTTATATGTGTATTCTTGATGAGTACGGTTATTACGCAGTACAAGGTTTTGCTGTAGTGCCTGCGCAAGCTCGTTCGCTAGGGTTTTCTGCTATTTTTGCTGGACAAGATTTGCCTGCATTCCAAAAAGCATCTAAAGAAGAGGCAGCCTCTATTGGAGCAAACACAAACATTAAAATATGTATGAAACTGGAAGATCCTACCGAAACTTGGGATTTTTTCACTAAAACTGCTGGCGAAGCTTATGTTACAAAAGTGGATTCGTTTCAAACCAAAGAAACCAGCATAGCCAATAGTTATATGGATACTAAAAGCTCATCTTTTGAAAAGAGAGCTCGGGTAGATCTCCTGGATTTAAAAGAACAAACCGAAGGTGAGGCGCATATATTTTTCAAATCCAAAATTGTTCGTGCCCGCATGTTTTATGCCAATCCTAAACCAGTTAAGCAATTGAAAATTAACCAGTTTTTAAAAGTAGAGCCACCGCCGGATGATTATTTAATGAAGCTACAAAAACAATTAGCTTCTTTCCAGAGCATTCTTGAAAGTGGTGACTTGAGTATCAATAAGACAGTTGAGAATGAAGAAATCACTCTCATTAGCAAGGCATTAAAAGAATCTACTATCGTAGAGCCTATTGAACGAGGCGTTGCTGCTTTAATTGCATTTCATGGTCAAAATGAACCTGAGCCTGTGGAAGATATTGTAGAGGAAGAAGTTGAGGGGGCATTAACTATTTTCAGCAAACTACGAATTGACCCTGACGCTCCTCCAATATTAGTTGCTGACAAAGAAGCTTTTTCTGAGCCATTATTACCTATTAATGAAACAAGAAATCAAATGATAACGATTGAACGTTTGGCAGGAGCTAAAGACAAATACGCAGGGACAGTAGCTAATGAATTAATCAAAGATTTTCAAATAGCAACCAGTTATCCTCCTGAAGAAAGAGATGTGATTGATAACCAAGAACTTACTGATATTATAAGAGATTTATCAGCTAAAATTTCAGCAGAACGCGAGAAAGCCAATAAAAAAGCTGCAGAGGAATTAACATGA
- the ceg14 gene encoding Dot/Icm T4SS effector Ceg14/sidL: protein MQNLDEILKKLGEDLKKTSKETAEKLSVLSKKVAEDVFKVSNETVQKINEATKKFTVDTTVSTIDTQKILDDFMKNIRFSRFKTICQAIEEAPKSKHIFLKSLFLKGLLTHNKPLLEEIIRQVGLIPYSSDLEMLGVFSKDKVHPLSPELLEFVQVMLANESEKTLLTILMNAFQSIPELSLDSKTGTLSMKTKKALLPLLIEKVDTSIAKSIMSQLTDISFDSVLPAFRPSIGDPSYKKTNINLSKYLSLVGDKTDISEFLILTIGLFTSLKIGDKGFLQELSADYLFVRYNDCLHKIMEKLKEKKVVEQLGEKQVQKIIEASGNLKPFDPIRNDPRRFFETRLAQYINGLSHSEETLEIDLTEEGTELEDEELRDNTLKACNKILQFFLGDCGRVDTPREMEQKICIFANGYKDTSKFTKKEVEFITGVLHHAEAHKGRDRVARKESTGIKERKFETDSEKVGSDVWNCGGGVMTGCSPVFYDAQREPMRNMLVDSSTVAPDNKEGKQWFWNNNRQNSSYVGSISGHTCNIVGMLAKYMAEYKEDPDLQNDINLFLIQVIGVYAKRGFHAMLEVIDVLHDPYVQDIFKGYGVTVNLYSYFKETPELAGFLHHAMNDTTTYTQVLVNKQHVKEALQSHSLFSKKVEESGDKKNDHTPKDGNVYGC, encoded by the coding sequence ATGCAAAACTTAGATGAGATTCTAAAGAAACTGGGAGAAGATCTGAAAAAGACTTCGAAGGAAACTGCTGAGAAGCTAAGCGTTTTATCCAAGAAAGTTGCTGAAGATGTGTTTAAGGTATCCAATGAAACAGTTCAAAAAATTAATGAAGCAACCAAAAAATTCACTGTAGATACTACAGTCAGCACTATTGATACCCAAAAAATTTTAGATGATTTTATGAAAAATATACGTTTTTCTCGATTTAAAACGATTTGTCAAGCAATTGAGGAAGCACCAAAATCCAAGCATATATTCTTAAAATCTCTCTTCTTAAAAGGATTGTTGACTCATAATAAACCTCTACTTGAAGAAATTATACGACAAGTTGGATTAATACCTTATTCAAGTGATTTGGAGATGCTTGGTGTTTTTAGTAAGGACAAAGTACACCCACTCTCACCTGAGCTTTTGGAATTTGTACAAGTCATGCTTGCCAATGAAAGTGAGAAAACATTACTCACCATTCTGATGAATGCTTTTCAGTCTATTCCTGAGCTTTCTCTTGATAGTAAGACCGGGACTTTAAGCATGAAAACTAAAAAAGCCTTACTGCCTCTTTTAATTGAAAAAGTGGATACTTCGATTGCAAAATCCATTATGTCGCAATTAACCGATATCTCATTTGATTCTGTATTACCCGCATTTCGTCCGTCGATTGGTGATCCCAGCTACAAGAAAACGAACATAAACTTGAGTAAATACCTATCTCTTGTTGGTGATAAAACAGATATTTCAGAGTTTTTAATATTGACGATTGGGCTTTTTACTTCGTTAAAAATTGGAGATAAGGGGTTTCTGCAAGAATTATCGGCTGATTATTTATTTGTTCGATATAATGACTGCTTGCATAAAATAATGGAAAAATTAAAGGAAAAGAAGGTAGTAGAACAATTAGGGGAAAAACAAGTTCAAAAAATCATAGAAGCTTCTGGAAATCTTAAGCCTTTTGACCCCATAAGAAATGACCCAAGACGATTTTTTGAAACTCGTCTTGCTCAGTATATTAATGGACTTTCCCACTCTGAAGAAACCCTTGAAATTGATTTGACAGAAGAGGGTACAGAGCTTGAAGATGAGGAGTTAAGGGATAATACACTGAAGGCGTGTAATAAAATTCTGCAATTCTTTTTAGGTGATTGTGGAAGAGTTGATACTCCAAGGGAGATGGAACAAAAAATTTGTATCTTTGCCAATGGCTATAAAGATACCTCTAAATTTACCAAGAAAGAAGTTGAGTTTATTACAGGTGTATTACATCATGCTGAAGCGCATAAAGGACGCGATCGGGTTGCACGCAAAGAATCGACGGGCATTAAAGAAAGAAAATTTGAGACTGATTCAGAAAAAGTAGGTTCGGATGTATGGAATTGTGGTGGCGGAGTCATGACAGGTTGTTCGCCTGTCTTTTATGATGCTCAACGCGAACCCATGCGTAATATGCTGGTGGATTCATCGACTGTTGCACCTGATAATAAAGAGGGAAAACAATGGTTTTGGAATAATAACCGCCAGAATTCGTCTTACGTAGGATCTATTTCTGGGCATACTTGTAATATTGTGGGTATGTTAGCCAAGTATATGGCAGAATATAAGGAAGATCCTGATTTACAAAACGACATCAATCTTTTTCTTATCCAGGTCATCGGTGTTTATGCCAAGCGTGGTTTTCATGCGATGCTTGAGGTCATTGATGTTCTTCATGATCCCTATGTACAGGACATATTCAAAGGATATGGTGTTACAGTTAACCTTTATAGCTATTTTAAAGAAACCCCTGAGCTTGCTGGATTTCTACATCATGCGATGAATGATACAACCACCTATACTCAGGTTCTTGTGAATAAACAGCATGTCAAGGAAGCCCTCCAATCCCATTCACTCTTCAGCAAGAAAGTCGAAGAGAGTGGGGATAAGAAAAATGACCATACGCCAAAAGATGGAAATGTTTATGGGTGTTAG
- the icmP gene encoding type IVB secretion system coupling complex protein DotM/IcmP: protein MAQQQQQSGSDNSMAPVWIVILLFITAYFIWALAHQYIVSFVFTINIWQARLVNLFLNNQLLANQIYLMQTLDPNTVNWDQMVTVMRAVGDYMRYPVICILVVLAFVLYNSNVTLKYRKTYDMKSLRAQEQFNWPAIMPIIKEDLVSQDINKGPWAMALTPMEFARKYNLLRKDDALLDNPVPGEEMTAGIRRGDAKRVFTMQLGPYWDGFERCSPQAYALSAVFMARMNRDRDAANNILKVLDKTFVDGKPDFSVARPVMKKYQNTELVQEVVAKHAYVLTVIASLLEAAREDGVVPSSEFLWLKPVDRRLWYMLNCVGRQTPYSEVAGPFAHWKAEKEMGRRSLVPMIDEAIRALEIAVKEVKLSPRQMEELEP, encoded by the coding sequence ATGGCACAACAACAGCAGCAATCCGGTTCAGATAATTCCATGGCGCCAGTGTGGATCGTCATACTGTTATTTATTACTGCTTATTTTATTTGGGCGCTGGCTCATCAGTACATTGTCAGTTTTGTATTCACTATCAATATCTGGCAAGCAAGATTAGTTAATTTGTTTTTAAATAATCAACTCCTGGCCAATCAAATTTATCTGATGCAAACGCTGGATCCTAACACGGTCAATTGGGATCAAATGGTGACTGTGATGCGTGCGGTCGGTGATTACATGCGTTACCCGGTTATTTGTATCCTGGTAGTGTTAGCCTTTGTTCTTTATAACTCAAATGTGACTTTAAAATATCGCAAAACCTATGATATGAAAAGCTTACGGGCTCAGGAGCAATTTAACTGGCCTGCCATCATGCCGATAATTAAAGAGGATCTGGTCAGTCAAGACATTAATAAAGGGCCTTGGGCCATGGCTTTAACACCCATGGAATTTGCGCGAAAATATAATTTATTGAGAAAGGATGATGCCTTACTGGATAATCCTGTGCCTGGCGAAGAGATGACAGCGGGAATTCGGCGTGGCGATGCCAAACGAGTATTTACCATGCAATTGGGTCCTTATTGGGATGGCTTTGAACGCTGCTCTCCTCAGGCTTACGCATTGTCAGCCGTATTTATGGCACGAATGAATAGAGACAGAGATGCAGCGAATAATATTCTTAAAGTTTTGGATAAAACATTTGTGGATGGAAAACCTGATTTTTCTGTTGCAAGACCCGTAATGAAAAAATACCAAAACACGGAGTTGGTACAGGAAGTAGTGGCCAAGCATGCTTATGTGCTCACTGTGATTGCTTCTTTGCTTGAAGCAGCACGAGAAGATGGTGTGGTTCCTAGCTCTGAGTTTCTGTGGCTAAAACCTGTGGATAGACGTTTATGGTATATGTTGAATTGCGTAGGCAGGCAAACTCCTTACTCTGAAGTTGCAGGTCCTTTCGCACATTGGAAAGCTGAAAAGGAAATGGGACGGCGTTCTTTGGTGCCAATGATAGATGAGGCGATTAGAGCTTTGGAAATTGCAGTAAAAGAAGTGAAATTATCACCACGTCAAATGGAGGAGTTAGAGCCATGA
- the icmQ gene encoding Dot/Icm secretion system protein IcmQ: MKDQLSDEQKETILKALNDAIEKGPWDKSNFLRVIGKKLIAIRDRFLKRIGAASQAKLKAESHLANRIALRSGQQEIYVSLYSSDGSNIQSWEKIVGSLPRQMISRPIYADEEDIKAVLKTKENKQNEAYVSIYINQSDILHLSADKAPVDKLGKPLLTLKDKSISLENISRFVHVTGVYRYSNGRLIKNG, encoded by the coding sequence ATGAAAGATCAACTATCGGATGAACAAAAAGAAACTATTTTAAAGGCCTTAAATGACGCTATTGAAAAAGGCCCATGGGATAAATCCAATTTCTTAAGGGTAATTGGTAAAAAGTTAATTGCAATTCGAGATCGTTTTTTAAAGCGGATAGGTGCTGCCAGCCAGGCTAAGTTAAAAGCAGAGTCTCATTTAGCAAATCGAATTGCCTTAAGGAGTGGTCAGCAGGAAATTTATGTTTCATTATATTCCTCAGATGGAAGTAATATTCAATCCTGGGAGAAAATAGTGGGAAGTTTGCCCCGACAAATGATTTCACGACCTATTTATGCTGATGAAGAAGACATAAAAGCGGTATTAAAAACAAAAGAAAACAAACAGAATGAAGCTTATGTGTCAATCTATATCAATCAATCAGACATCTTACATTTATCTGCTGATAAGGCTCCGGTAGATAAATTGGGTAAACCATTATTAACGCTTAAGGATAAATCTATCAGTTTGGAAAACATCAGCCGCTTTGTCCATGTGACTGGCGTATATCGATACTCTAATGGTCGTTTAATTAAAAATGGATAG
- a CDS encoding class I SAM-dependent methyltransferase has product MNKRNWIAYYNSTKQNALPRKSLLKAIANFDKEAVSSPKLAIDLGCGAGMDVMELLRRGWSVIAIDSQLDAIDSLFSSVQELTWANHLKTVVSSFETLNSLPKVSLINASFSLPFLKPVYFYKFWNVILRGLEPDGRFSGSFFGFNDSWNTRTDMTFLNREMICHLFTLFKIEYFQEEEKDEMDALGYYKHWHKFYIVAKKIV; this is encoded by the coding sequence ATGAATAAAAGAAATTGGATCGCTTATTATAATTCTACGAAACAAAACGCTCTGCCTAGAAAGTCTTTGCTAAAGGCAATTGCAAATTTTGACAAAGAAGCGGTAAGTTCACCTAAGTTAGCAATCGATTTGGGCTGTGGTGCCGGTATGGATGTTATGGAGCTTTTACGTCGCGGTTGGTCTGTCATTGCTATTGATTCGCAATTGGACGCTATAGACAGTTTGTTTTCCTCGGTTCAGGAATTAACATGGGCTAATCATCTAAAAACAGTAGTATCTTCATTTGAGACTTTGAATTCTCTTCCTAAAGTAAGCTTAATTAACGCCAGTTTTAGTCTCCCATTTCTTAAGCCAGTTTATTTCTATAAATTCTGGAACGTTATTTTAAGAGGGCTTGAGCCAGATGGTCGATTTTCTGGTTCATTTTTTGGTTTTAATGACTCTTGGAATACCAGAACGGATATGACTTTTTTAAATCGGGAAATGATTTGTCATTTGTTTACCCTATTCAAAATCGAGTATTTTCAAGAAGAAGAAAAAGATGAAATGGATGCTTTGGGCTATTATAAACATTGGCATAAATTTTATATTGTAGCTAAAAAAATCGTGTGA
- the icmN gene encoding type IVB secretion system protein IcmN/DotK, with protein sequence MRSLRTNYIYVLFKTTGLFFLLFLSACHRSGYIPENEVPKLPCRVDGACDATIIKMMTDLNKKGIKVASVGQNYLISIPASALFADQSPRLHWASYSLLNEIATFLKQFRKIAITVTSYSSKYVSVKRERALTLARSRVVSEYLWSQGVDSRIIFTQGLGSDKPITSYTLGGDRSPNARVEITFRRAVA encoded by the coding sequence GTGAGATCACTTCGTACTAACTACATCTATGTATTGTTTAAAACAACTGGATTATTTTTCTTATTATTTCTGAGTGCTTGTCATCGTTCTGGTTATATCCCTGAGAATGAAGTACCCAAATTACCATGCCGTGTTGATGGCGCATGTGATGCAACAATAATAAAAATGATGACTGATTTGAATAAAAAAGGGATTAAAGTTGCATCAGTAGGTCAAAATTATTTAATTAGTATACCTGCAAGCGCTTTGTTTGCTGATCAATCTCCTCGGTTACATTGGGCTTCCTATAGCCTTTTAAATGAGATCGCAACGTTTCTTAAACAATTTCGTAAAATTGCAATAACGGTAACCAGTTACAGTAGTAAATACGTGTCGGTAAAAAGAGAGAGAGCTTTGACGTTGGCGAGATCAAGAGTTGTGAGTGAATATCTATGGTCTCAGGGGGTTGATAGCAGAATCATCTTTACACAAGGGTTAGGTAGTGATAAACCTATAACTAGTTATACTCTTGGTGGTGATAGATCACCCAATGCCAGGGTGGAGATTACATTTAGGCGAGCTGTGGCATAA
- the icmR gene encoding type IVB secretion system protein IcmR, which produces MGNNTDDSARNPFGFYTPPRVKEIGETDVTDATLDSVYSEIISPVKDCILTVAKAVSFNPGGKDNTDAVEVLTELNTKVERAALNQPGLTTKTERMFGATEPEKSSEQPSHEERGFKLSS; this is translated from the coding sequence ATGGGTAATAATACTGATGACAGTGCACGAAATCCATTTGGTTTTTATACGCCACCTCGTGTTAAAGAGATAGGTGAAACTGATGTAACTGATGCTACTCTTGACAGTGTCTATAGTGAAATTATTTCACCGGTAAAAGATTGTATTCTAACTGTGGCAAAGGCTGTTAGCTTTAATCCAGGAGGGAAGGATAACACCGATGCCGTTGAGGTGTTAACTGAGCTAAATACAAAGGTAGAGAGAGCCGCTTTAAATCAACCGGGTTTAACAACAAAGACAGAAAGAATGTTTGGTGCTACTGAACCTGAAAAATCGTCTGAGCAACCAAGTCATGAGGAACGTGGTTTCAAATTATCTTCTTGA
- the ankJ gene encoding Dot/Icm T4SS effector AnkJ/LegA11, producing the protein MIKMGRSEMKIASAELRDLMKAVSEGHYETVNTILDKDPELVNQYVPPTYDSPLARVLNKKHIDYKMLNILVEHHVDFDYPINHHKETPIELACKNQDLQLFKYLVQHNAPISEQAPHFLLVNSTNIKYLTEDKIKNTCEIIKLMGGLEAVSSKCDAEGNRFGEQARKSQLINRLGGIVKYDYMQLLQSVYPIVDREVDAPTIHASTEKLTNLLNKIREQYSSKEAYDQQNLKDSISLFFMTGGEIPPLRRVPESRIEEAGIDAPKNAL; encoded by the coding sequence GTGATTAAAATGGGTAGAAGTGAAATGAAAATAGCATCAGCTGAATTGCGTGATTTAATGAAGGCAGTATCTGAAGGTCATTATGAAACTGTTAATACTATACTGGATAAAGATCCTGAGCTTGTAAATCAGTACGTCCCCCCAACTTATGATTCACCCCTGGCTAGAGTATTAAATAAAAAACATATTGACTACAAAATGCTTAATATTTTGGTTGAGCATCATGTTGATTTTGATTATCCCATCAACCATCACAAAGAAACACCAATTGAATTGGCTTGTAAAAATCAGGATCTTCAATTATTCAAGTACTTAGTCCAACACAATGCCCCCATTTCAGAACAAGCACCACATTTCCTGCTGGTGAATAGCACCAATATCAAATACCTGACTGAAGATAAAATTAAAAATACCTGTGAAATTATTAAATTAATGGGTGGTTTGGAAGCTGTTTCTTCTAAATGTGATGCTGAAGGTAATCGCTTCGGAGAACAAGCAAGGAAATCACAATTAATCAATCGCTTGGGTGGTATAGTAAAGTACGATTACATGCAATTGCTGCAATCGGTTTATCCAATTGTTGATAGAGAAGTAGATGCTCCAACCATTCATGCCTCTACTGAAAAACTTACAAATCTGCTCAATAAAATTAGAGAGCAATACAGCTCAAAAGAAGCATACGATCAACAAAATTTAAAAGATTCTATTAGTCTTTTCTTTATGACCGGTGGAGAAATACCTCCCTTAAGAAGAGTTCCAGAAAGTCGTATTGAAGAAGCTGGCATAGACGCCCCTAAAAATGCGCTTTAA
- a CDS encoding type IVB secretion system apparatus protein IcmL/DotI, translated as MAEDALTVVALRNKFYKDSQRKVILALLIAILVNVVLASLVVYMITHPPAPKYFATSINGRITPLFPLDEPNQSDSAVLQWANQAAIAAFTYNFVNYRDELQASSGFFTAEGWDQFLGALEQSNNLDAVKAKKLVVSAVATRAPIILQKGVLNGRYSWRVQMPILVTYQSASEFTQQNNVVTMLITRVSTLNSPRGIGISQFVVGPASGGVS; from the coding sequence ATGGCTGAAGATGCCTTAACTGTAGTTGCCTTAAGAAATAAGTTTTATAAAGATAGCCAACGCAAAGTTATATTGGCGTTATTGATTGCTATTCTGGTAAATGTGGTCTTGGCGTCACTTGTCGTCTATATGATTACTCATCCCCCCGCTCCAAAGTACTTTGCAACAAGTATTAACGGGCGTATTACCCCTTTATTTCCTTTGGATGAACCAAACCAATCGGACTCAGCTGTACTGCAGTGGGCCAATCAGGCAGCAATTGCAGCATTTACGTATAATTTCGTAAATTATCGCGATGAGTTACAGGCTTCCTCCGGCTTTTTTACGGCGGAAGGTTGGGATCAATTTTTAGGTGCATTAGAGCAATCCAATAACCTTGATGCGGTTAAAGCGAAAAAGTTGGTTGTTTCAGCGGTAGCAACTCGAGCTCCTATCATTTTGCAAAAAGGAGTGCTCAATGGTAGGTATTCCTGGAGAGTACAGATGCCAATATTAGTGACCTATCAAAGCGCCAGTGAATTTACACAACAAAATAACGTAGTAACGATGCTGATAACCAGAGTTTCAACGTTGAATTCACCTAGAGGAATAGGTATTTCACAATTTGTTGTTGGACCTGCCAGCGGTGGGGTATCCTAG
- the icmM gene encoding type IVB secretion system protein IcmM/DotJ, with product MSRETWALIKRNKNFNVHIYRRGLTLLILSLGLNCGLSGLIYYVHMHEPERDFYATSGITPPIQLKPMSTPNMSSQALLPPDPPDDDSQRIIPQ from the coding sequence ATGAGTCGAGAAACATGGGCTTTAATAAAACGAAATAAGAATTTTAATGTCCATATTTACAGACGTGGCTTAACACTGCTAATTCTTTCTCTTGGATTGAATTGTGGGTTATCTGGGTTGATTTATTATGTTCATATGCATGAACCTGAGCGAGACTTTTATGCAACCAGCGGCATAACTCCTCCTATACAGCTTAAGCCCATGTCGACTCCTAATATGTCATCTCAGGCATTGCTCCCGCCGGATCCGCCAGATGACGATTCACAAAGGATTATACCGCAATAA
- the icmT gene encoding type IVB secretion system protein IcmT, producing the protein MAGGFSATSHWRDSARSARFFVVDARAAFPIFLFLMHIRVWTGVLVLVSAIFFGIIEHYGFTVPVFLRWLRSFLAGSVRSARPWWR; encoded by the coding sequence ATGGCAGGTGGATTTTCAGCGACGAGCCACTGGCGTGATTCGGCAAGAAGCGCTCGGTTTTTTGTGGTTGATGCGAGGGCGGCATTCCCTATATTTTTATTTCTAATGCATATAAGAGTATGGACAGGTGTTTTGGTCTTAGTTTCTGCAATTTTTTTTGGGATAATTGAACATTATGGTTTCACTGTCCCAGTTTTTTTACGCTGGCTCAGAAGTTTTTTAGCTGGTTCAGTTAGATCTGCTAGACCCTGGTGGAGATAA
- the icmS gene encoding type IVB secretion system protein IcmS has translation MERDISKCMAKIAASMNAKFYLNDRFVSFDEVFSETGLLPAIAKRADQLCSLCLGYGLGATYDEAEGALLGIRVVFDEVTPNVLRLLCMTDVMNELIQGGPSRDYTPLDELMYD, from the coding sequence ATGGAGCGAGATATCAGCAAGTGTATGGCAAAGATTGCAGCAAGCATGAATGCCAAATTTTACCTGAACGACAGATTTGTAAGTTTTGATGAGGTGTTTTCAGAAACAGGTTTGCTACCAGCCATTGCCAAGAGGGCGGATCAATTGTGTTCCTTGTGTTTGGGTTATGGATTGGGAGCTACTTATGACGAGGCTGAAGGAGCATTATTAGGTATTAGAGTGGTTTTTGATGAAGTGACGCCGAATGTATTACGTTTGTTATGTATGACGGACGTTATGAATGAGCTTATTCAAGGGGGGCCAAGCCGTGATTATACTCCCCTGGATGAGTTAATGTATGATTAG